In Janthinobacterium sp. J1-1, a single genomic region encodes these proteins:
- the phnE gene encoding phosphonate ABC transporter, permease protein PhnE, giving the protein MKHDFTLPPLPVAEPVRWSTWCLLAGLVLLVVASFASLPLKWGEFFSGEAVHTTADFLHGFAPPELTPAFLSKVGIATFETLAMSAIGTVIAAILGGLLALPASGRFGVLARNITRGFLNVLRSIPELVWASILLIAAGLGPFAGTLALALHTVGVLGRLFADAFENCPPLPAATLRINGARPAVAFLYATLPQCSPQMMSYTLYRWENNIRAAAILGVVGAGGLGQMLKYHLSLFQMQQAATVIIAMLLMVAAVDALSYVLRRAMTR; this is encoded by the coding sequence ATGAAGCACGATTTCACACTGCCGCCCCTGCCGGTCGCGGAACCGGTACGCTGGTCGACCTGGTGCTTGCTGGCGGGCCTGGTGCTGCTGGTCGTCGCCAGCTTTGCCAGCCTGCCCTTGAAATGGGGCGAATTCTTCAGCGGTGAAGCGGTGCACACGACTGCCGACTTCCTGCACGGCTTTGCGCCGCCGGAACTGACGCCGGCCTTTCTTTCCAAAGTAGGCATCGCCACCTTTGAAACCCTGGCCATGTCGGCCATCGGCACGGTGATTGCCGCCATCCTCGGGGGCCTGCTGGCGCTGCCCGCCAGCGGCCGCTTTGGCGTGCTGGCGCGCAACATCACGCGCGGCTTCCTGAACGTCTTGCGCTCGATCCCCGAACTGGTATGGGCGTCCATTTTGCTGATCGCCGCCGGCCTGGGGCCATTTGCCGGCACCCTGGCTCTGGCGCTGCATACGGTGGGCGTGCTGGGCCGGCTGTTTGCCGATGCGTTCGAAAACTGCCCGCCGTTGCCGGCCGCCACCCTGCGCATCAACGGCGCGCGCCCGGCGGTGGCCTTTTTGTACGCCACCTTGCCGCAGTGCAGCCCGCAGATGATGTCCTACACACTGTATCGCTGGGAAAACAATATCCGCGCCGCCGCCATCCTGGGCGTGGTGGGTGCCGGTGGCCTGGGGCAAATGCTGAAATACCATCTGTCGCTGTTCCAGATGCAGCAGGCCGCCACCGTGATCATCGCCATGCTGCTGATGGTGGCCGCCGTCGACGCGCTCAGTTATGTGTTGCGCCGGGCTATGACTCGCTAA
- the cyoC gene encoding cytochrome o ubiquinol oxidase subunit III, which translates to MSETIVHNTGAPAAGERKNFFVREHHPENGSLLGFWLYLMSDCLIFACLFATYAVVGRNYADGPTGAALFDLPLVAVNTAMLLLSSITYGFAMLAMQRKNLGSTLLWLGITGVFGVAFLSLEMYEFIHLIHEGAGPQRSAFLSSFFALVGTHGLHVLFGVIWLVTLMFQLKKHGLTPENGRRMMCLSLFWHFLDVIWIGVFTFVYLMGVLP; encoded by the coding sequence ATGTCTGAAACCATCGTCCATAACACCGGCGCACCCGCCGCCGGAGAGCGCAAGAACTTCTTTGTGCGCGAGCACCATCCGGAAAACGGCAGCCTGCTGGGTTTCTGGCTTTACCTGATGAGCGATTGCCTGATCTTCGCCTGTCTGTTCGCCACCTACGCGGTGGTGGGCCGCAACTACGCGGACGGCCCGACCGGCGCCGCGCTGTTCGACCTGCCACTGGTGGCCGTCAACACGGCCATGTTGCTGCTGTCGTCGATTACCTACGGTTTCGCCATGCTGGCGATGCAGCGCAAGAACCTGGGCTCGACCCTGCTGTGGCTGGGCATCACCGGCGTGTTCGGCGTCGCCTTCCTGTCGCTGGAAATGTATGAGTTCATTCACCTGATCCACGAAGGCGCCGGCCCGCAGCGCAGTGCCTTCCTGAGCTCGTTCTTCGCGCTGGTCGGTACCCACGGCCTGCACGTGCTGTTCGGCGTGATCTGGCTCGTGACCTTGATGTTCCAGTTGAAAAAGCATGGCCTGACCCCGGAAAACGGCCGTCGCATGATGTGCCTGTCGCTGTTCTGGCACTTCCTGGACGTGATCTGGATCGGCGTCTTCACCTTTGTCTACCTGATGGGAGTCCTGCCATGA
- a CDS encoding DUF6444 domain-containing protein — protein MTLWERLEELESKVGKNSRNFCQPPSSDGLRKTNSLREPSGNKPNSQPGHKGGTLKQIGKPSRIDIHQLSNQCERCDCPPAALRRIGSARRREIALFACGRQRQPHLV, from the coding sequence TTGACGCTTTGGGAGCGGCTGGAGGAGCTTGAATCGAAGGTCGGCAAGAACAGCCGCAACTTCTGCCAGCCGCCGTCTTCCGATGGCTTGCGCAAGACCAATTCGCTGCGCGAGCCATCTGGCAACAAGCCCAACTCCCAGCCTGGTCACAAGGGCGGCACACTCAAACAGATTGGCAAGCCGAGCCGGATCGACATTCACCAACTGTCCAATCAATGCGAGCGCTGCGACTGCCCGCCTGCTGCACTCCGACGAATCGGTTCTGCGCGTCGCCGGGAAATTGCATTGTTTGCATGTGGCCGCCAACGACAGCCACACTTGGTATGA
- a CDS encoding transposase, which produces MNASAATARLLHSDESVLRVAGKLHCLHVAANDSHTWYDVPAKRGMEAITAQVILPQRLGVLIHNCWAPYWQLAGPHALCNAYCCASCFMLKRSPASAGPSG; this is translated from the coding sequence ATCAATGCGAGCGCTGCGACTGCCCGCCTGCTGCACTCCGACGAATCGGTTCTGCGCGTCGCCGGGAAATTGCATTGTTTGCATGTGGCCGCCAACGACAGCCACACTTGGTATGACGTACCCGCCAAGCGCGGCATGGAGGCGATCACCGCGCAAGTGATTTTGCCGCAACGGCTTGGCGTACTGATCCATAATTGCTGGGCGCCGTACTGGCAACTAGCCGGCCCGCACGCTCTGTGCAATGCCTATTGCTGCGCGAGCTGCTTTATGTTGAAGAGGTCACCGGCGAGCGCTGGCCCGTCAGGATGA
- a CDS encoding GNAT family N-acetyltransferase translates to MKLVIRATEAADWQDLKTTRLAALLDAPTAFGVSHASAAAYLDEDWQRRAASTPERAFLLAYIAGVPVGIAAHAVSGKGECNLLAMWVRPEYRGMGIAAALVDAVKQRAVASGHDRLVLDVSPDNARASAFYEKQGFVFLPEWEPLDSHPEIQVQKMEWLAA, encoded by the coding sequence TTGAAGCTGGTCATACGCGCCACCGAAGCGGCGGACTGGCAGGATCTGAAGACCACCCGCCTGGCCGCCCTGCTGGACGCGCCGACCGCGTTTGGCGTCAGCCATGCCAGCGCGGCGGCCTACCTTGACGAGGACTGGCAACGCCGTGCAGCCAGCACGCCTGAGCGTGCCTTCCTGCTGGCGTATATCGCTGGCGTACCGGTCGGCATTGCCGCGCATGCCGTCAGCGGCAAGGGCGAATGCAATCTGCTGGCGATGTGGGTGCGGCCTGAGTATCGCGGCATGGGGATAGCGGCAGCACTGGTCGACGCCGTCAAGCAGCGCGCCGTGGCCAGCGGCCATGATCGGCTGGTGCTTGATGTGTCGCCCGACAATGCGCGGGCGTCGGCGTTCTATGAAAAGCAGGGGTTTGTGTTTTTGCCGGAGTGGGAACCGCTGGATAGCCATCCGGAGATACAGGTGCAGAAGATGGAGTGGCTGGCAGCGTAA
- the cyoA gene encoding ubiquinol oxidase subunit II — MFSLKVRHGLALLPLTLLAGCNTVVLNPSGDIAVQQGNLIVISTLLMLLIIVPVIALTLLFAWRYRKNNTAAKYEPDWDHSTRLELIIWGAPLLIIIVLGLLTWISTHTLDPYRPLSRIDANRPIPESTKPMIVEVVALDWKWLFIYPEQGIATVNELYAPVDRPIRFKITAQSVMNSFFIPALAGQIYAMPGMETKLNAVINKPGVYDGFSANYSGAGFSGMRFKFHGVNDADFDKWVATTRAGGGALNRDDYLTLVQPSERDPVRRYSNVPVDLYKAILNRTIVSDALCVTPVQPYKLALADSPVASVTAAVAGDAVVEKGVQAK, encoded by the coding sequence ATGTTTTCACTCAAAGTTCGTCACGGACTGGCGCTGTTACCCCTTACCTTATTGGCAGGTTGCAATACGGTGGTACTGAATCCGTCCGGTGACATCGCAGTCCAGCAAGGCAATCTGATTGTCATTTCCACTCTGCTGATGCTGCTGATTATCGTTCCGGTAATCGCTCTCACCCTGCTGTTCGCCTGGCGCTACAGAAAAAACAACACCGCGGCCAAATATGAGCCGGACTGGGACCACTCGACGCGTCTCGAGCTGATCATCTGGGGCGCACCCCTGCTGATCATCATCGTGCTGGGCCTGCTGACCTGGATCAGCACCCACACCCTGGACCCATATCGTCCGCTGAGCCGTATCGACGCGAATCGTCCGATTCCGGAGAGCACCAAGCCGATGATCGTCGAAGTGGTCGCGCTGGACTGGAAATGGCTGTTCATCTATCCAGAGCAAGGCATTGCCACAGTCAATGAATTGTATGCGCCGGTCGATCGTCCGATCCGCTTCAAGATTACCGCCCAGTCGGTGATGAACTCGTTCTTCATTCCGGCGCTGGCAGGTCAGATCTACGCCATGCCGGGCATGGAGACCAAGCTCAACGCCGTGATCAACAAGCCGGGCGTCTACGACGGTTTCTCCGCCAACTACAGCGGCGCCGGCTTCTCGGGCATGCGCTTCAAGTTCCATGGCGTGAACGATGCGGACTTCGACAAATGGGTGGCGACCACCCGTGCTGGTGGCGGCGCGCTGAACCGCGACGATTACCTGACCCTGGTCCAGCCGAGCGAGCGCGATCCCGTGCGCCGCTACAGCAATGTGCCGGTCGATCTGTACAAGGCCATCCTGAATCGCACCATCGTTTCCGACGCGCTGTGCGTGACGCCGGTCCAGCCTTACAAACTGGCATTGGCGGATAGCCCGGTAGCGTCTGTCACGGCGGCAGTCGCTGGCGATGCAGTGGTTGAAAAGGGCGTTCAAGCCAAGTAA
- a CDS encoding SURF1 family protein, whose product MMNQPRPGNTGRAPGTASQDAMPGPRGTAIRTALAVLAVIVFAGFCALGTWQVMRLQWKLDLIERVEQRVHAPATDAPGPASWANVTQQTDEYRHVRLSGIYLPLFNTLVQATTELGSGFWLITPLRQADGTTILVNRGFVKDRKGIAAGTPAGTVTIDGLLRISEPRGGFLRENDAAKQLWYSRDVAAIAQSNMLTNVAPYFVDAAKGLESAPDAPVGGLTVISFHNSHLVYALTWYALALMVAGISWWIVREARRRRRPVAANSPVYHAGQD is encoded by the coding sequence ATGATGAACCAACCGCGCCCAGGCAACACCGGGCGCGCTCCTGGCACGGCATCGCAAGATGCCATGCCAGGCCCACGCGGCACGGCCATACGCACTGCGTTGGCCGTGCTTGCGGTGATCGTTTTTGCCGGATTCTGTGCCCTGGGCACCTGGCAAGTCATGCGCCTGCAATGGAAGCTTGACCTGATCGAGCGCGTCGAACAACGTGTACATGCGCCGGCAACGGACGCACCTGGTCCCGCAAGCTGGGCCAATGTCACGCAGCAAACGGACGAGTACCGCCATGTGCGCCTCTCCGGTATCTATCTCCCCCTATTCAATACCCTGGTGCAAGCCACCACGGAACTCGGCAGCGGCTTCTGGCTGATCACGCCGCTGCGCCAGGCCGACGGCACGACCATCCTGGTCAACCGCGGCTTCGTGAAGGACCGCAAGGGCATCGCCGCCGGCACGCCGGCGGGCACGGTCACCATCGACGGCTTGCTGCGCATCAGCGAACCGCGTGGCGGCTTCCTGCGTGAAAACGATGCGGCCAAACAGCTTTGGTATTCGCGCGACGTGGCGGCCATTGCGCAGTCGAACATGCTGACCAATGTGGCGCCATACTTTGTGGATGCCGCCAAGGGACTGGAAAGCGCACCGGACGCACCGGTGGGCGGGCTGACCGTGATTTCCTTCCACAACAGCCACCTGGTGTATGCACTGACCTGGTATGCGCTGGCCCTGATGGTGGCCGGCATCAGCTGGTGGATCGTGCGCGAAGCACGCCGTCGCCGGCGGCCGGTGGCCGCCAACTCTCCTGTCTACCATGCCGGGCAAGATTGA
- a CDS encoding ATP-binding protein, with translation MPGKIEIVPNREVLERGAVAAEMEHPAGHQNMKLLIQLRWLAVIGQISTIFGVGVGLGIALPVPYMLEVLSCLIAFNLASLLRWHERQPVSNTALFLALLVDVTVLTAQLYLSGGISNPFAFLYLLQVILSAVLLEVWSTWIMVAITGLCLAGLALLPGPLILPIDPERGFASLYVQGLLICFMLNAALLVLFITRINRNQRAGDAKVADLRQRAAEEEHIIRMGLLASGAAHELGTPLATLSVILGDWRRMPELSKNEEMLEEITEMQAQLQRCKSIVSGILLSAGEARGESSVKTTINTFLDDLALEWRSSRPIHNFEYDNRIEHDVPVVFDSTLKQTICNVLDNALEASPDWLRFEATREADALHLIVTDTGPGFEPSMLNHLGKPYQSTKGKPGSGLGLFLVVNVARTLGGTVTARNRVQGGAAVHLALPLAAIKLERESDSHVN, from the coding sequence ATGCCGGGCAAGATTGAAATAGTCCCCAACCGCGAAGTACTGGAGCGCGGCGCGGTGGCGGCCGAGATGGAACATCCGGCCGGTCACCAGAACATGAAGCTGCTGATCCAGCTGCGCTGGCTGGCCGTGATCGGCCAGATCAGCACCATCTTCGGCGTCGGCGTGGGGCTGGGCATCGCACTGCCCGTGCCCTACATGCTCGAAGTGCTGTCCTGCCTGATCGCCTTCAACCTCGCCAGCCTGCTGCGCTGGCATGAACGCCAGCCCGTGTCGAACACGGCGCTGTTCCTGGCCCTGCTGGTCGACGTCACCGTGCTGACCGCCCAGCTCTATCTGAGCGGCGGCATCAGCAACCCGTTCGCCTTCCTGTATTTATTGCAAGTGATCCTCAGCGCGGTGCTGCTGGAAGTATGGTCGACCTGGATCATGGTGGCCATCACCGGCCTGTGCCTGGCCGGCCTGGCCTTGCTGCCCGGCCCCCTGATCCTGCCGATCGACCCCGAACGCGGTTTTGCCAGCCTGTATGTGCAGGGTTTGCTCATCTGCTTCATGCTCAACGCCGCCTTGCTGGTGTTGTTCATCACCCGCATCAACCGCAACCAGCGCGCCGGCGACGCCAAGGTGGCCGACTTGCGCCAGCGCGCGGCCGAAGAAGAACATATCATCCGCATGGGCCTGCTGGCCTCGGGCGCCGCGCACGAGCTGGGCACGCCGCTGGCCACCTTGTCGGTGATCCTTGGCGACTGGCGCCGCATGCCGGAACTGAGCAAGAACGAAGAGATGCTGGAAGAGATCACCGAAATGCAGGCCCAGCTGCAGCGCTGCAAAAGCATCGTCAGCGGCATTCTGTTGTCGGCCGGCGAGGCGCGCGGGGAATCTTCCGTGAAAACCACCATCAACACTTTTCTGGATGACCTGGCGCTTGAATGGCGCAGCAGCCGGCCGATCCACAATTTCGAGTACGATAACCGCATCGAGCATGACGTGCCGGTGGTCTTCGATTCGACCCTGAAACAGACTATCTGCAACGTGCTCGACAATGCGCTGGAAGCGTCGCCCGACTGGCTGCGCTTCGAAGCCACGCGCGAAGCCGATGCGCTGCACCTGATCGTCACCGATACCGGTCCGGGTTTCGAGCCGTCGATGCTGAACCACCTGGGCAAGCCCTACCAGTCGACCAAGGGCAAGCCGGGCAGTGGGCTTGGCCTGTTCCTGGTGGTCAACGTGGCACGCACCCTGGGCGGTACCGTGACGGCGCGCAACCGGGTGCAGGGCGGGGCGGCCGTGCACCTGGCCTTGCCCCTGGCGGCCATCAAACTGGAAAGAGAAAGCGACAGCCATGTCAACTGA
- the cyoD gene encoding cytochrome o ubiquinol oxidase subunit IV yields MSGHDNHHDHGHGHDGHYHDQHDHGSLKTYAIGFILSVILTAIPFWLVMNKTITNTGTMGLVLLGFAAVQVVVHMVYFLHMNSKSEGGWNMMAMIFTIMIVVIAMAGSLWVMYHMNHNMMPSMMPDAMHSQSAP; encoded by the coding sequence ATGAGCGGCCACGATAATCACCACGACCATGGCCACGGCCATGACGGCCACTACCATGACCAGCATGACCATGGCAGCCTGAAAACCTACGCCATCGGCTTTATCCTGTCGGTGATCCTGACTGCCATCCCGTTCTGGCTGGTGATGAACAAAACCATCACCAACACCGGCACCATGGGCCTGGTCCTGCTGGGCTTCGCTGCGGTGCAAGTGGTGGTGCACATGGTGTACTTCCTGCACATGAACAGCAAATCGGAAGGCGGCTGGAACATGATGGCGATGATCTTCACCATCATGATCGTCGTCATCGCCATGGCCGGTTCGCTGTGGGTCATGTACCACATGAACCACAACATGATGCCAAGCATGATGCCTGACGCCATGCATTCGCAATCGGCTCCATGA
- a CDS encoding ABC transporter permease translates to MPRDPAWRDRLITAAVIVIVLWPMLVQAEFKPWILWDAQSLEATWNFLSSFVPPAHSADFLQLVLVSSWETIAMATAGMALAMLGAIPLTLLVTERLSISRIGTGRVSPLAAALRHGVRTLLVLLRSVPELVWALLLVRIVGLGPTAGVIAIALTYCGMLGKVYAEILESSDASACNALLNNGSGRLTALLYGALPESAAELVSYTIYRWECAIRGSVVMGFVGAGGLGQRMDESMKMMAGSELATMLMVFVLLVAGADAVSAMLRRRLS, encoded by the coding sequence ATGCCGCGCGATCCGGCCTGGCGCGACCGCCTCATCACGGCGGCCGTGATAGTGATCGTGCTGTGGCCGATGCTGGTGCAGGCCGAATTCAAGCCCTGGATCTTATGGGACGCGCAAAGCCTGGAAGCGACCTGGAATTTTCTGTCCAGCTTCGTGCCGCCGGCCCATTCTGCCGATTTTTTGCAACTGGTGCTGGTGTCGAGCTGGGAAACCATCGCCATGGCGACGGCCGGCATGGCGCTGGCCATGCTGGGTGCGATACCGCTGACCCTGCTGGTCACCGAGCGCCTGTCCATTTCACGCATCGGCACTGGCCGGGTGTCGCCGCTGGCGGCCGCCCTGCGCCATGGCGTGCGTACCCTGCTGGTGTTGCTGCGCAGCGTGCCGGAACTGGTCTGGGCGCTGCTGCTGGTGCGCATCGTCGGCCTGGGCCCCACGGCCGGCGTGATCGCGATCGCCCTCACCTACTGCGGCATGCTGGGCAAGGTGTATGCGGAAATCCTCGAATCGTCGGACGCTTCCGCCTGCAATGCCTTGCTGAACAATGGCAGCGGCCGGCTGACCGCCCTGCTGTATGGCGCCCTGCCGGAGTCGGCCGCCGAACTGGTGTCGTACACGATTTACCGCTGGGAATGCGCGATCCGCGGCTCGGTGGTGATGGGTTTTGTTGGCGCCGGTGGCCTGGGCCAGCGCATGGATGAATCGATGAAGATGATGGCCGGCAGCGAGCTGGCCACCATGCTGATGGTATTCGTGCTGCTGGTGGCCGGCGCCGATGCGGTGTCGGCCATGCTGCGGCGGAGGCTGTCATGA
- a CDS encoding response regulator transcription factor codes for MSTEVQVASQDRLLLIIEDDAAFARTLGRSFERRGYQVILATNFDEASALLEQHCPDYAVVDLKLNGNTSGLACVQMLHQHDPEMLIVVLTGYASISTAVEAIKLGACQYLAKPSNTDDIEAAFGHVAGSSEIELTSRATNIKTLEWERIHEMLAETDFNISETARRLGMHRRTLARKLEKQRVK; via the coding sequence ATGTCAACTGAAGTACAAGTGGCAAGCCAGGACCGCCTGCTGCTGATCATCGAAGACGATGCCGCCTTTGCGCGCACCCTGGGCCGCTCGTTCGAACGGCGCGGCTACCAGGTGATCCTGGCCACCAATTTCGACGAGGCCAGCGCCTTGCTGGAGCAGCATTGCCCCGACTACGCCGTGGTCGACCTGAAATTGAACGGCAATACCTCGGGCCTGGCCTGCGTGCAGATGCTGCACCAGCATGACCCGGAGATGCTGATCGTGGTGCTGACCGGCTACGCCAGCATCAGCACGGCCGTCGAGGCGATCAAGCTGGGCGCCTGCCAGTACCTGGCCAAGCCGTCCAATACCGACGATATCGAAGCGGCCTTCGGCCATGTGGCAGGCAGCTCGGAAATCGAACTGACCAGCCGCGCCACCAATATCAAGACTCTGGAATGGGAACGCATCCACGAAATGCTGGCCGAGACCGATTTCAATATTTCGGAGACGGCAAGGCGGCTGGGCATGCACCGCAGGACTTTGGCGAGGAAGCTGGAGAAGCAGCGGGTGAAGTGA
- the cyoB gene encoding cytochrome o ubiquinol oxidase subunit I — MLDHIDLTKLIFGRLTWDAIPFHEPILLATFAGVALGGIALVAALTYFRVWGTLWRDWITSIDHKKIGIMYMILGIIMLLRGFADALMMRTQQAIAFGDNAGFLPPHHYDQVFTAHGVIMIFFVAMPFVTGLMNYVVPLQIGARDVAFPFLNNFSFWMTTMGAVLVMASLFVGEFARTGWLAYPPLSGIAASPDVGVDYYIWSLQIAGVGTLLSGVNLIATIVKMRAPGMTWMKMPVFTWTALCTNVLIVAAFPVLTAVLAMLALDRTAGFNFFTTELGGNAMMYVNLIWIWGHPEVYILVLPIFGVFSEVVATFSSKRLFGYASMVYATCVIMILSYLVWLHHFFTMGSGASVNSFFGITTMIISIPTGAKIFNWLFTMYRGRIRFELPMLWTIGFMVTFTIGGMTGVLLAVPPADFVLHNSLFLIAHFHNVIIGGVVFGVFAAINYWFPKAYGYKLDTFWGKCSFWFWLVGFYLAFMPLYVLGLMGVTRRMNHFTDPSLQIWTIIAWFGAVSIALGIGSMIMQFYVSFRNRAALRDVTGDPWGGRTLEWSTSSPPPDYNFAFTPQVHELDAWTDMKKHGYERPTSGFTKIHMPKNTWAGFVVSALAAVVGFGLIWQMWLVAGVGFLAMMVAIIVHTFNYKRDYYISADEVIRTENAYTKLLSSHV, encoded by the coding sequence ATGCTAGACCATATTGATCTGACGAAGCTTATCTTCGGCCGTCTGACTTGGGATGCAATTCCATTTCACGAACCTATCCTGCTGGCGACCTTTGCAGGCGTCGCCCTGGGCGGCATCGCGCTGGTCGCGGCGCTGACGTATTTCCGCGTCTGGGGTACCCTGTGGCGCGACTGGATCACCAGTATCGACCATAAAAAAATCGGTATCATGTACATGATCCTCGGTATCATCATGCTGCTGCGCGGCTTTGCCGATGCGCTGATGATGCGTACCCAGCAGGCGATCGCCTTTGGCGACAATGCCGGCTTCCTGCCGCCGCATCACTACGACCAGGTCTTCACCGCTCACGGCGTGATCATGATCTTCTTCGTGGCGATGCCTTTCGTGACGGGCCTGATGAACTACGTGGTGCCACTGCAGATCGGTGCGCGCGACGTGGCTTTCCCGTTCCTCAACAACTTCAGCTTCTGGATGACGACCATGGGCGCCGTGCTGGTGATGGCCTCGCTGTTCGTCGGCGAGTTCGCCCGTACCGGCTGGCTCGCGTATCCACCGCTGTCGGGCATTGCCGCCAGTCCGGACGTGGGGGTGGACTATTACATCTGGTCCTTGCAGATTGCCGGGGTCGGTACCTTGCTGTCCGGCGTCAACCTGATCGCCACCATCGTCAAGATGCGCGCGCCAGGCATGACCTGGATGAAAATGCCGGTATTCACCTGGACCGCGCTGTGCACCAACGTGCTGATCGTTGCCGCTTTCCCTGTGCTGACGGCCGTGCTGGCCATGCTGGCACTGGACCGTACCGCCGGTTTCAATTTCTTCACGACCGAACTGGGCGGCAACGCCATGATGTACGTCAACCTGATCTGGATCTGGGGTCACCCTGAGGTTTACATCCTGGTGCTGCCGATCTTCGGCGTGTTCTCGGAAGTCGTCGCCACCTTCAGCTCGAAACGCCTGTTCGGCTACGCCTCGATGGTGTACGCGACGTGCGTCATCATGATCCTGTCCTACCTGGTATGGCTGCACCACTTCTTCACCATGGGGTCGGGCGCCAGCGTCAACTCCTTCTTCGGCATCACGACGATGATCATCTCGATCCCGACCGGCGCGAAGATCTTCAACTGGCTGTTTACCATGTACCGCGGCCGTATCCGCTTCGAACTGCCGATGCTGTGGACGATCGGCTTCATGGTCACCTTCACCATCGGCGGCATGACCGGCGTGCTGCTGGCGGTTCCACCGGCCGACTTCGTGCTGCACAACAGCCTGTTCCTGATCGCCCACTTCCATAACGTCATCATCGGCGGCGTGGTGTTCGGCGTGTTCGCCGCGATCAACTACTGGTTCCCGAAAGCCTATGGCTACAAGCTGGACACCTTCTGGGGCAAATGCTCGTTCTGGTTCTGGTTGGTCGGCTTCTACCTGGCCTTCATGCCGCTGTACGTGCTGGGCCTGATGGGCGTGACCCGCCGCATGAATCATTTCACCGATCCATCGCTGCAGATCTGGACCATCATCGCCTGGTTTGGCGCCGTTTCGATCGCACTGGGCATCGGCTCGATGATCATGCAGTTCTATGTCAGCTTCCGCAACCGCGCCGCACTGCGCGACGTGACCGGCGACCCATGGGGCGGCCGTACGCTGGAATGGTCGACTTCGTCGCCACCGCCAGACTACAACTTTGCCTTCACGCCGCAAGTGCATGAACTCGATGCATGGACCGACATGAAGAAGCACGGCTACGAGCGTCCGACGTCGGGCTTCACGAAGATCCACATGCCGAAGAACACCTGGGCAGGTTTCGTGGTCTCCGCACTGGCGGCCGTGGTCGGCTTTGGCCTGATCTGGCAAATGTGGCTGGTCGCCGGTGTCGGCTTCCTGGCCATGATGGTGGCGATCATCGTCCACACCTTTAACTACAAGCGTGATTACTACATTTCGGCCGACGAAGTCATCCGTACCGAAAACGCTTACACTAAATTGCTGAGCAGCCATGTCTGA